A window of the Natronomonas salina genome harbors these coding sequences:
- a CDS encoding GTP cyclohydrolase III, with protein MTQTQVTLIQIDNYGPWTVTPEPRREIDLQTLQSRLYADLSQLFGNREGYVFFTRFDNMVAVTNGLDRDAHALVQESVGNRYPVTVSLSMAVDPSPAEALGVATDQLQEAGSAQDRTRTEILRGEPLHEDERKPTDVQIAHFDVNDATSKYTDRLNAFDSFINIEQGYAELMRYMRKAHDSLSFFVGGDNIIAICSGVDREGFADAIEHVNEAVGVDLKVGVGRARTAQDAGMTAKHALETCREENTDVEFGDR; from the coding sequence GTGACTCAGACGCAGGTAACGCTCATCCAGATAGACAACTACGGGCCCTGGACCGTCACGCCCGAGCCCCGCCGTGAGATCGACCTCCAGACCCTGCAGTCGCGGCTCTACGCCGACCTCTCGCAGTTGTTCGGTAACCGCGAGGGGTACGTCTTCTTCACCCGCTTCGACAACATGGTCGCGGTGACGAACGGCCTGGACCGCGACGCCCACGCGCTCGTCCAGGAGTCGGTCGGTAACCGCTACCCGGTGACGGTGAGCCTCAGCATGGCCGTCGACCCCTCGCCCGCCGAGGCCCTCGGCGTCGCCACCGACCAGCTGCAGGAGGCCGGCAGCGCCCAGGACCGCACCCGGACGGAGATCCTCCGCGGCGAACCGCTCCACGAGGACGAGCGGAAGCCGACCGACGTCCAGATCGCCCACTTCGACGTCAACGACGCGACCTCAAAGTACACCGACCGCCTGAACGCCTTCGACTCCTTCATCAACATCGAACAGGGGTACGCCGAACTGATGCGCTACATGCGGAAGGCCCACGACTCGCTGTCGTTCTTCGTCGGCGGCGACAACATCATCGCGATCTGTTCCGGCGTGGACCGCGAGGGGTTCGCCGACGCCATCGAGCACGTCAACGAGGCCGTCGGCGTCGACCTGAAGGTCGGCGTCGGGCGCGCCCGGACCGCCCAGGACGCCGGCATGACCGCGAAACACGCCCTCGAGACCTGTCGCGAGGAGAACACGGACGTCGAGTTCGGCGACCGCTGA